The segment CGGCTGGTCGGCGACCAGCGCCCGCTCGAAGCGGTCCTCCCAGCGCTCGACCAGGAACGCGATCTCCTCCTCGAGCTTGCCGAGTCTCTCGAGGTCGAGCTCGCGGTCGCAGCCGCAGAAGAAGTTCACGAGCGCCAGGTCCTCGTCGAGGAACGAGCTGCGGTGGTCGATGTGCCGCGCCGCGTGCTGTGTCTCGAGCCAGCGGTCGATCTCCTCGCGGATCCGCTCCTCGTAGAGCTGCCGCGGCAGCGCGACGCACACGAAGAACGAGCGGTTGGTCGCGTCGGCGACCGTGGTCACTTCGAGCTTGCGGCGCTCGGCCGCGGCCACGATGCGCGACACGAGCCGTGCCACGTCCGCCTGCTCGGCGGGGAACAGAAACTCCACGGGCAGACAGTCATAGGCCTCCAGCGCGGTCTTGTAGGTGTGTGAGCCGATCTCGGCGCCGAGCCCGCCCACGATGCGCGTGCGGCGCGCGGCCAGGATCGGAATGTCCGACGGCCGCATGCGGATCGCGCGGTGCGTGAGCAGGCCGACGAAGCGCCCGAAGCCGACCGTGCGCGCTTCGCGGTCCAGGAGCTTGACCGACACCGAGTCGAGTCGGCCGGGCCGGTGCACGGTCGAGTCACTGCGCGTCTTGTCGAAGAAGATCACGCGCTCGTCGTCGAGCCGCGCGCCCACGAGCGGTGGCGGCGGCACGTCGGCGCCCGCCTCCGTGAAGCGCGAGTCGTGCGCGCCGCGCAAGAGTCCCAGCCCGCTGCCCGACTCGAGCTCGACCTCCCAGCCCTTGCGGCCCCGGCGTGCGTCGTAGCGCCGGTAGCCCATGAACAGGAAGTTCTTGGCCTCGAGCCAGCGCAGCACCTGGGCTAGGTCGCGCGCGCGCTCGGGGCCGCCCGGCAGCACCGCCGCACAGGCTTCGAGGTTGGCGACGTGCTCGTGCAGGTGCGCGAGCATGGGCGCGTGATCGGCCACCACGCAGCGCGCGTCGGCGAGCGCGCGCTCGAGCTCCTGCTCGAGCTGCGCGCGCTCCGCCTCGTGCGCCAGCTGGCGCAGCTCGGCGTACACGTACGACTCACGCGTGCCGCCGACCGCCTCGCGGCCGAAGCGCGCGATCGTCCCGTCGGCGTCGCGCTCGATCGCCAAGAGCGGGTGCAAGAGCAGGAGCTCGCGGCGCGCGAGCCTCCGCAGAGTGAGTCGCACCGAGTCGACGATGAACGGCTGGTCGGCGAGCAGCACCTCGACCGTGGTCCGGCCGGCGCGGTGTCCGCCGGGGCTGCCCACGCGCACGCGGATCTCGCCCGGCAGGCGCGTGGCGGTGAAGGCGGCGGCATCGATCGCCAGCTCGTGCAGCGCGTCCGCGCCGCGCCGCCGCAGCTCGGCGGGCTCGAGCGCGGCCTCGAGCTCGGCGCGAACCAGCGCGTAGAGGGCCTCGTCCTTGGCTTCCATCCCCGCGCTCTCATCGGCGCGGCGTGCGGCCGGGTTCGCGCACCCGGGGCGAGTGACAGGCGCGGAGCTTGGTAGACTCGCCCGCCATGAACGCCGCCCTGCTCCGCGCCATCTACCGCTGGGACCGCCTGCGCTTCGCGGCCTTTGCTGCGCGCTTCGGCGAGAGACTGCGCGCGGACCCGAGCGCCTCGCCCAACCTGCGCTTCGCGCGGCTGCGCATCGAGCCGGGCGGGCGGCTCGAGGTCGGGGCCGGCTTCGCGGCGGAGCGCGCGCGCGGTAACTACGTGTGGATCCAGTCGGGCGGCCTCGTGTCACTGGGCCCGCGCGTGTGGCTGCGCACCGAGTGCGGCGAGAACCGCATCACCGCGGCCGAAGGCGCTCGCGTGGAGATCGGCGCGCGCTGTCTTATCAACGGCGCCATGCTGCACGCCAACGTGGCCATCCGGATGGGCGCGGACTCGATGATCGGCTTCGGCTCGCGCGTGCTCGACTCCGACTTCCACGACCTCGACGTGGACACGCCGGAACGCAGCGCACCGGTCACGATCGGCGAGCGCACCTGGATCGCGTCGGACGTGACCATCCTGCAGGGAGTCACGATCGGCGACGACGTGGTGATCGGCGCGCGTTCGGTCGTGACTCGCGACGTGCCTTCGCGCACGCTCGCGCTCGGCTTTCCCGCCAAGCCCGTCCGCTCGATCGGGCCGCGTGCTAGGTTGCCGGAATGAGCCTGCGCATCGCCCTCTTCGGCCAGGCCCAGTTCGGCCGCGACACGCTCGACCGGCTGCGCGCGCGCGGTCACGCGATCGCCGGGGTGTTCGCGCCGCCGGACTCGGGCCGGCCCGACGCGCTGGCCGAGCGCGCGGCGGAGCTCGGCCTGCCGCTCGTGCGCCGGC is part of the Myxococcota bacterium genome and harbors:
- a CDS encoding acyltransferase, translated to MNAALLRAIYRWDRLRFAAFAARFGERLRADPSASPNLRFARLRIEPGGRLEVGAGFAAERARGNYVWIQSGGLVSLGPRVWLRTECGENRITAAEGARVEIGARCLINGAMLHANVAIRMGADSMIGFGSRVLDSDFHDLDVDTPERSAPVTIGERTWIASDVTILQGVTIGDDVVIGARSVVTRDVPSRTLALGFPAKPVRSIGPRARLPE